A genome region from Ctenopharyngodon idella isolate HZGC_01 chromosome 5, HZGC01, whole genome shotgun sequence includes the following:
- the m17 gene encoding IL-6 subfamily cytokine M17: MNCHVRNMVCLSQRSQAKFRIILPLLILIAVELVQPTMSCHNQNCRQHLKHTLSLTTYTNKKTAALLETYKASQGDSADLICDMQMDNVPESTISGQTISERILSVYTRLKEFLPHMKTVMEQQKDFNPPTNPVAEGLSEMITHVHRTAMRVNCLLQILQPNIPIPEPAERPTGIPPAQNIFQQKAYGCIVLSRLQELLSKAIKEQKSIKGKMCRKRTKNGYF; the protein is encoded by the exons ATGAATTGTCATGTTAGGAACATGGTCTGCCTATCTCAGAGATCACAAGCAAAATTCA gaATAATCCTCCCTCTCCTCATCTTGATTGCTGTTGAGTTAGTGCAACCAACAATGTCATGCCACAATCAAAACTGCAGGCAGCATCTTAAGCATACTCTGAGTCTCACTACGTATACGAACAAAAAGACGGCAGCGCTCTTAGAAACATAT AAAGCCAGTCAAGGAGACAGTGCAGACCTGATCTGTGATATGCAAATGGACAATGTTCCAGAATCAACGATCTCCGGCCAGACCATATCGGAGCGCATCTTGAGTGTTTACACCCGCCTGAAAGAGTTTCTGCCGCACATGAAGACAGTTATGGAGCAGCAGAAAGACTTCAATCCTCCAACCAACCCTGTGGCAGAAGGGCTTAGCGAGATGATTACACATGTTCACCGCACCGCTATGAGGGTGAACTGTCTCTTACAAATCCTGCAGCCAAATATACCCATTCCTGAGCCAGCTGAAAGGCCAACAGGAATTCCCCCTGCACAAAATATTTTCCAGCAGAAGGCCTATGGATGCATTGTCCTGTCTCGGCTTCAGGAGCTCCTTAGCAAAGCCATTAAAGAGCAGAAGTCTATTAAAGGGAAAATGTGcagaaaaaggacaaaaaatggttatttttga